The following DNA comes from Methanosarcina vacuolata Z-761.
AGGAACCGGGAAGACCACGGTTTCTTTAAATCTTGCCCTTTCTCTTTCAGATGTACAGCTAGATGTACAGCTAGATGTACAGCTTTTTGACTGCGATGTAGAAGAACCTAACTGTAATCTTTTCCTTGGTTTTGACCTTGAAAAAGTAGAAGATGTAGTTTGTCCAGTACCTGTAATCGATCAGGAAAAATGCAATATCTGCAGGCAATGTTCGGACTTTTGCCGTTATAACGCCCTGGCAGCCCTTCCTACCAGAGTTTTGTTTTTTCCTTCTCTTTGCCACGGATGCGGAGGATGTGCTGTTCTCTGCCCGGAAAAGGCAATCCAGGAAACTCATAGGTCCCTTGGAGTAATCGAAAAAGCAAAAGGAAAAAGTTCACCTGAGTTTTACAGGGGGCTTTTAAATATCGGGGAAACGATGACATCGGCTGTTATCAAAGCGCTCAAGAAACATATCGATAGCCGGAAAACTGCAATTCTAGATGCCCCGCCTGGAACTTCCTGCCCTGTTATTGCTTCTGTTGATGACGTGGATTACTGTGTGCTTGTGACTGAATCAACCCTTTTTGGTTTCCACGACCTCAAGCTTGCCGTAGGCGTTGTAAGGGCGCTTAAAGTTCCCTTTGGGGTTATCATTAACCGCTGGGGGTTAGGGGACTCAAGGGTAGAAGAATACTGTAAAGCCGAAGGAATCCCGGTCCTTCTCAAGATCCCAAACGATCTCAGAATTGCAGAACTCTATTCTCGCGGCATTCCCTTTGTTCGAGAAATGCCGGAATGGAAAGAGAAGTTTCTCGATATGTTTGAAGCAATAAAACTCCAGCTTGCAGGTGTAGAGGAAGAGATAACATGAAGCAGCTTACTGTAATCAGCGGAAAAGGCGGGACTGGAAAAACAACCCTTACGGCAGCTTTTGCCTCGCTTGCAAAAAATGCTGTCATTGCCGATTGCGATGTGGATACAGCTGACATGCATCTGATCCTGAAACCCGAAATTCTGGAAAAAGAAGACTACTACGGCTTTGAGGTTGCCAGGATTGACCCGGAACTCTGTATCGAATGCAGAAAATGCAGAGAATTTTGCAGGTATGGAGCGGTAAATGAAAATTTTGAAGTTGACCCTTACGGATGCGAGGGATGTGCTGTTTGTACCATTGTTTGTCCCAATGGAGCAGTTTCCATGGAACAAAGAGTATCGGGGCAGTCCTTTTCTTCCGAAACTCGTTTCGGGCCTATGGCTCATGCAAAGCTCGGCATCGGAGAAGAGGCAAGCGGAAAACTTGTAAGCGCCGTTCGAAGCAATGCAAAAAAGCTTGCAGAACAATATCATAAAGATTTAATCATAATTGACGGACCTCCTGGAACAGGCTGTTCCACAATTGCAGCTATTACAGG
Coding sequences within:
- a CDS encoding ATP-binding protein, with protein sequence MKIAIASGKGGTGKTTVSLNLALSLSDVQLDVQLDVQLFDCDVEEPNCNLFLGFDLEKVEDVVCPVPVIDQEKCNICRQCSDFCRYNALAALPTRVLFFPSLCHGCGGCAVLCPEKAIQETHRSLGVIEKAKGKSSPEFYRGLLNIGETMTSAVIKALKKHIDSRKTAILDAPPGTSCPVIASVDDVDYCVLVTESTLFGFHDLKLAVGVVRALKVPFGVIINRWGLGDSRVEEYCKAEGIPVLLKIPNDLRIAELYSRGIPFVREMPEWKEKFLDMFEAIKLQLAGVEEEIT
- a CDS encoding nucleotide-binding protein translates to MKQLTVISGKGGTGKTTLTAAFASLAKNAVIADCDVDTADMHLILKPEILEKEDYYGFEVARIDPELCIECRKCREFCRYGAVNENFEVDPYGCEGCAVCTIVCPNGAVSMEQRVSGQSFSSETRFGPMAHAKLGIGEEASGKLVSAVRSNAKKLAEQYHKDLIIIDGPPGTGCSTIAAITGTDLVLVVSEPTVSGIHDLKRIIELAVHFMIPTVVCINKSDINEENTQLIENFCAEQEIPVIGRLPYNDIVTKAMLQEQTLIEYTKGSECLNESEFSDQVCQIWARVENILMGVQDKQKGIKTLKMKNL